The Williamsia sp. DF01-3 genome has a window encoding:
- a CDS encoding ABC transporter ATP-binding protein: protein MVDPSSREVLHAAHIDVVRGGRFLLRDITFTVHAGEHWALLGPNGAGKSTLLNILGAFGHPTRGTVDVLGRRLGRVDMRELRTHIGHVDPRHRLDLPLSAHDVVLTGLTNTPELDHRRTYTADENKHADELLDLLGMSDRRKSVWTLMSQGERGRTLIARALMARPSLLLLDEPATGLDLAAREQLLGSIDQLRREVVDLASVLVTHHLEDLPTSTSHALLLRDGLTVACGEVDEALTTDTISTCFDHPVQVRRDGGRWSARSHP, encoded by the coding sequence GTGGTCGATCCCAGCTCTCGTGAGGTGCTTCACGCCGCACACATCGATGTGGTGCGCGGCGGGCGATTCCTCCTGCGCGACATCACCTTCACCGTTCACGCCGGAGAACATTGGGCACTGCTCGGACCCAACGGCGCCGGTAAGTCCACGCTGCTGAACATTCTCGGAGCGTTCGGCCACCCGACCCGTGGCACGGTGGACGTGCTCGGTCGCCGCCTCGGCCGGGTGGACATGCGCGAATTGCGCACACACATCGGGCACGTGGACCCGCGGCACCGATTGGATCTGCCGTTGTCGGCTCACGACGTAGTGCTCACCGGACTCACCAACACACCCGAACTCGACCACAGGCGTACATATACCGCCGACGAGAACAAACATGCCGACGAACTTCTCGACCTGCTGGGGATGTCGGACCGCCGAAAGTCGGTGTGGACGCTGATGAGCCAGGGCGAACGGGGCCGGACGCTCATCGCGCGAGCTCTGATGGCACGCCCATCGCTGCTGTTGCTCGACGAGCCGGCAACCGGGCTCGATCTCGCCGCCCGGGAACAACTGCTCGGGAGCATCGATCAACTGCGCCGCGAAGTCGTCGATCTCGCCAGCGTTCTGGTGACCCATCACCTCGAGGATCTGCCCACCAGCACCAGCCATGCCCTGCTCTTGCGTGACGGCCTGACGGTGGCGTGCGGCGAGGTCGACGAAGCCCTCACCACCGACACCATCAGCACCTGCTTCGACCATCCTGTACAGGTGCGCCGCGACGGCGGACGATGGTCCGCACGCAGTCACCCTTAG